The Pyrenophora tritici-repentis strain M4 chromosome 8, whole genome shotgun sequence genome contains a region encoding:
- a CDS encoding Acs, Acyl-coenzyme A synthetase-AMP-(fatty) acid ligase, with the protein MASDAQDITHIESLNDPNEFWTRQAKQLTWHKAPTTALRMTRKQLKCGNSHASWTWFPDGKISTSYNCVDRHVDAGNGDKTAIIWDSPVSRSKQKITYAELQEEVAIMAGVLREEGVQKGDVVVIYMPMIPAALIGILATIRLGAIHAVVFGGFSSTSLAQRIEASHPKAILTASCGIEGVKGPLPYQTLVQAAIAQCDFKPQRTIIWQRAESSWDDICEVDGERSWQCLVQNAKVHGISAENVPINSHEGLYIIYTSGTTGQPKGVLREAGGHAVGLNLSIRHMFGVQGPGDVMFAASDIGWALGHSYILYAPLLAGATTVLFEGKPVGTPDAGTFWRIVEEYRVTSMFMAPTALRAIRQADPQNSLFKARGVVGGLKHLRALFLAGERSEPSLINMYTELLATYCAPGASVIDNWWSTESGSPITGIPLMPAAGMFYELESTKIPSKTIPIKPGSAGKPAPGFDVRIVDDAGNELPRGSMGNIVLGLPLGPTGLTTLWQDEVSFYHSYLERFNGQWMDTGDAGIIDSDGYVHVMCRNDDFIKVAAHRLSTGAMEQSISSHPAITEACVVPLLDHIKGHVPIAFIAIERHSTTPPDLLEDLNQRLRLSIGPIAKLGGYIASPGIIPKTRSGKMLRRVLREILENATAGEFEKEIDVPATVEDSGAVGKAKMAVREFFIMEENSKLHSNGFLVQEESAKQ; encoded by the coding sequence ATGGCCTCAGATGCCCAAGACATAACCCATATAGAGTCCCTCAACGACCCTAATGAATTCTGGACACGCCAAGCGAAACAGTTAACATGGCACAAGGCTCCTACCACTGCTTTGCGAATGAcgagaaagcagctgaagTGCGGCAACTCACACGCATCATGGACCTGGTTCCCAGACGGCAAGATATCGACCTCCTATAACTGTGTCGATCGACATGTCGATGCAGGCAACGGCGATAAGACAGCCATCATCTGGGACTCACCAGTCTCCCGCAGTAAACAGAAGATTACCTATGCTGAATTACAGGAGGAGGTCGCGATTATGGCGGGCGTGTTACGAGAAGAGGGCGTTCAAAAGGGCGATGTCGTGGTGATCTACATGCCAATGATTCCAGCCGCATTAATTGGGATTCTGGCTACGATACGACTAGGTGCAATCCACGCTGTTGTCTTTGGTGGTTTCTCATCCACGAGTCTGGCGCAGAGGATCGAAGCTTCGCATCCGAAGGCTATCCTCACTGCAAGCTGTGGTATCGAGGGAGTCAAAGGCCCGCTTCCATACCAAACACTAGTTCAAGCTGCGATTGCGCAGTGCGATTTCAAGCCCCAAAGGACCATAATATGGCAACGGGCAGAGAGTAGCTGGGATGATATATGCGAAGTCGACGGAGAGCGAAGTTGGCAGTGTCTAGTTCAGAACGCAAAAGTACACGGCATTAGCGCAGAGAATGTGCCTATAAATAGTCATGAAGGGCTGTATATTATATACACAAGCGGCACTACCGGTCAGCCAAAGGGTGTTTTGAGAGAAGCAGGTGGGCATGCAGTAGGATTGAACTTAAGCATACGTCATATGTTTGGTGTACAGGGGCCTGGAGACGTTATGTTTGCTGCTAGCGATATTGGATGGGCTCTTGGACACAGCTACATCCTATATGCGCCACTGCTAGCTGGTGCAACAACGGTACTATTTGAAGGTAAGCCAGTCGGAACACCGGATGCTGGGACTTTCTGGCGCATTGTCGAGGAGTACCGGGTCACTTCGATGTTCATGGCACCGACCGCGCTGCGGGCAATCCGCCAAGCGGATCCTCAAAACTCGCTCTTTAAAGCGCGTGGTGTAGTAGGAGGGCTGAAGCATCTTCGCGCACTTTTCTTAGCGGGCGAGAGGAGCGAGCCGAGCTTAATTAACATGTACACAGAGCTGCTGGCGACATATTGTGCACCAGGGGCCTCAGTTATTGATAATTGGTGGTCGACCGAGTCCGGATCGCCTATCACTGGAATTCCTCTGATGCCAGCAGCTGGCATGTTTTACGAGCTTGAAAGCACCAAGATCCCCAGCAAGACGATCCCGATCAAGCCCGGTAGTGCAGGCAAACCAGCTCCAGGCTTTGACGTTCGCATCGTCGACGACGCCGGGAATGAGCTGCCGCGAGGAAGCATGGGCAACATTGTCCTTGGCCTCCCGCTTGGCCCGACTGGTCTCACCACCCTCTGGCAGGACGAGGTGTCTTTCTACCATAGTTACCTCGAACGGTTCAATGGACAGTGGATGGACACAGGAGATGCAGGCATCATTGACTCAGACGGCTATGTGCACGTAATGTGCCGCAACGACGACTTCATCAAAGTCGCGGCGCACCGCCTGTCTACTGGCGCCATGGAGCAATCCATCTCTTCACACCCTGCCATCACGGAAGCATGTGTTGTGCCTCTCTTGGATCACATTAAAGGGCATGTGCCAATTGCATTCATTGCCATTGAACGTCACAGTACAACACCTCCTGATCTGCTCGAGGATCTTAATCAGCGTCTTCGGCTTTCAATCGGACCGATTGCTAAGCTAGGTGGCTATATTGCTAGTCCTGGCATTATTCCAAAAACCCGTTCAGGCAAGATGTTGCGACGGGTACTAAGGGAGATCTTAGAGAATGCTACTGCCGGCGAGTTTGAGAAAGAGATCGACGTTCCTGCAACGGTTGAGGATTCTGGCGCTGTGGGAAAAGCAAAGATGGCTGTCAGAGAGTTCTTCATTATGGAAGAAAACTCGAAGTTGCATAGCAACGGCTTTTTAGTGCAGGAAGAATCTGCTAAACAGTAA
- a CDS encoding DDE-3 multi-domain protein, whose translation MPGTGHRLQPAVLQAILDRIAACESDRAISRATGASRNTVAKLRLSLEFWGVPYPPRCVRLGRPSILRQAQREGLQAYLNGSPGAYMDEMRDFLYDEYDVRISLASVYRELEKMRWSRKLATKRAKEQSEPLRRLYLARMAQHYKAEQIVALDESACNERTGDRKYGWSPIGEPVELSHSFRRSERWSLLPAMTIDGYISYKIFQGAITSEILEDFLEFQVLPFCNPHPGPASVIVLDNASIHRSERVRVLCQSAGVLLEYLPPYSPDFNPIEKSFKQLKGWMKRNSAQAENFIDFGVFLEYAAQLVCCNINCRSWFHRCGYPY comes from the coding sequence atgccaggcaccggccaccgcttgcagcccgctgttctccaggctatcctcgaccgaattgctgcctgcgaaagtgatcgagccatctctagagctacaggtgcgagccgtaacacagtagcaaagctgaggttgagcttagagttttggggcgtgccttatccgccgcgctgcgttcgacttgggcggccatctatactccggcaagctcagcgcgaaggccttcaggcatacctcaatggctcaccgggcgcatacatggatgagatgagggacttcttgtacgacgagtacgacgttaggataagccttgcgagcgtttaccgagagctagagaagatgagatggtctcgcaagcttgcaacaaagcgggcaaaggagcagagtgagccactccgccgcctctatcttgccaggatggcgcaacactataaggcggagcagatcgttgcgttggacgagagcgcctgcaatgagcgtacgggcgaccgcaagtatggctggtctccaatcggggagccggtggagctatcacacagcttcaggcgatcagaacggtggtcgctgctgccagccatgacgatagatggctacataagctataagatctttcaaggcgcgattacatctgagatcctagaagacttcttagagtttcaagtgctgccgttctgcaatcctcacccagggccagcctcagtaatcgtgcttgataacgcctccatccatcgatcagagcgtgtacgggtgctttgccaaagtgctggagtactccttgagtatctgccgccatactcaccagatttcaaccccatcgagaagagctttaagcagctcaaggggtggatgaaaaggaattcagcgcaagcggagaacttcattgactttggggtctttcttgagtatgcagcgcagctggtgtgctgtaatattaactgcagaagctggttccataggtgtggctatccctattaa
- a CDS encoding bZIP-2 multi-domain protein, with protein MQEELVKDNLWIDPSPSDFLSTTTVISPSNESISDLGGPIEWINASTDIYGPIDTVQTGLESDFQTIQTANTMPTSSRFQMINSRVEGSSLRSQNDVKLVEHSMQPSKEVKQLREKYHGKYKERNRQAAAKSRRKHEDLVSLLEAEQRDEQRRREIIELQLSNLKLEVSQLREELRLHIQLSGYIRAKC; from the coding sequence ATGCAAGAAGAGTTGGTGAAAGATAACCTATGGATCGACCCTAGCCCATCAGATTTCTTATCTACTACCACGGTCATTTCTCCTTCCAATGAATCTATCTCCGACTTGGGTGGTCCCATCGAATGGATAAACGCGTCTACTGATATATATGGTCCGATCGACACAGTTCAGACTGGCCTAGAATCAGACTTTCAAACGATACAAACTGCCAATACTATGCCAACCAGTAGCAGGTTTCAAATGATAAATTCACGGGTGGAGGGCTCCTCGCTGAGATCACAGAATGATGTTAAGCTGGTTGAGCATTCCATGCAACCCAGCAAGGAGGTGAAGCAATTACGTGAGAAGTACCATGGTAAATACAAAGAGCGAAATCGCCAAGCGGCCGCTAAGTCGCGTCGAAAGCATGAGGATCTTGTCAGTCTCCTTGAGGCAGAGCAGCGTGATGAACAGCGGAGACGGGAAATCATCGAACTCCAACTCTCGAATCTGAAATTGGAAGTTAGCCAACTTCGGGAGGAATTAAGGCTTCATATTCAGCTATCAGGTTACATTCGTGCGAAATGTTAG